Proteins from a single region of Primulina tabacum isolate GXHZ01 chromosome 5, ASM2559414v2, whole genome shotgun sequence:
- the LOC142547438 gene encoding zinc finger protein ZAT10-like, whose amino-acid sequence MALEALNSPTTPAPPSFLYENDHASLMYQLDSWTKGKRSKRPRSVETQEPTEEEYLALCLIMLARGVTSTSVPVMMDKNSQTRTRTPPPPVAVDSAKLIYKCSVCNKAFGSYQALGGHKASHRKLNGGDENSTTSTSAATTSTSSATALSGKTHECSICHKRFPTGQALGGHKRRHYEGNVGAGNSAVTSSEGAGSTVTHRDFDLNLPALPNLWPGFGSGAEDEVESPHPAKKSRLSLAKKSEIFLTKSAQLQN is encoded by the coding sequence ATGGCGCTTGAAGCTTTGAACTCGCCGACTACTCCTGCGCCTCCTTCGTTTCTATACGAGAATGATCATGCCAGTCTGATGTATCAACTTGATTCATGGACCAAAGGCAAGAGATCCAAGCGTCCACGAAGCGTTGAAACGCAGGAACCCACTGAGGAAGAGTACTTGGCTCTTTGTCTTATCATGCTCGCTCGCGGTGTCACTTCTACCTCTGTCCCGGTGATGATGGATAAGAATTCACAAACTCGGACCAGAACTCCACCGCCTCCAGTTGCGGTGGACTCGGCTAAGTTAATTTACAAGTGTTCTGTTTGTAACAAGGCGTTTGGATCCTACCAAGCTTTGGGTGGACACAAAGCCAGCCACCGCAAGCTCAACGGCGGGGATGAGAACTCTACTACCTCCACCTCCGCCGCCACTACCTCCACTAGTTCTGCTACAGCACTGAGCGGGAAGACCCACGAGTGTTCCATCTGTCACAAGCGCTTCCCCACAGGGCAGGCCTTGGGAGGCCACAAGCGCCGCCACTACGAAGGCAACGTAGGTGCAGGGAACAGCGCGGTGACGTCTTCGGAGGGTGCGGGATCCACCGTTACACACAGAGACTTCGACTTGAATCTGCCagcattgccgaatttgtggcCGGGATTTGGCTCAGGCGCTGAAGATGAAGTTGAAAGCCCACACCCTGCCAAGAAATCGCGTCTCTCGCTGGCAAAAAAATCGGAAATATTCTTAACAAAATCAGCACAGCTGCAGAATTag
- the LOC142547439 gene encoding adenine phosphoribosyltransferase 1-like, with product MYCLPSPTPLSVTGVKFVKSNCFLPNTSFATAARGTQLTYFALTGGASSESAARMASLSVDATDDRILRISSTIRVIPDFPKPGILFHDITTLLLDPKAFKDTIDLFVERYKDKNISVIAGVEARGFIFGPPIALAIGAKFVPLRKPKKLPGEVISEEYSLEYGTDKMEMHVGAVQPGECAVVVDDLIATGGTLNAAIRLLERVGAHVVECACIIELPELKGRDKLGDKSLFVLVS from the exons ATGTATTGCTTACCTAGTCCCACTCCTCTCAGCGTAACCGGCGTTAAATTCGTCAAATCAAATTGCTTTTTACCTAACACTAGCTTCGCCACCGCCGCAAGGGGAACTCAGCTGACCTACTTCGCGTTGACTGGCGGAGCATCCTCGGAGAGCGCCGCGCGGATGGCTTCCTTAAGTGTTGATGCTACAGATGATCGGATCCTGCGAATCTCCTCAACCATTCGGGTCATACCCGACTTTCCAAAGCCAG ggATTTTGTTTCATGATATAACTACGCTGCTCCTTGATCCGAAGGCGTTTAAGGATACGATTGATTTGTTTGTTGAGAGGTACAAAGACAAAAACATCAGTGTCATTGCAG GTGTTGAGGCAAGAGGTTTTATATTTGGTCCTCCAATAGCATTGGCCATCGGCGCGAAATTTGTTCCTTTGAGAAAGCCTAAGAAACTCCCTG GGGAAGTAATATCAGAAGAGTACTCCTTGGAATATGGAACTGACAAAATGGAGATGCATGTTGGAGCTGTACAACCTGGAGAGTGTGCTGTTGTAGTAGATGATCTAATTGCGACAGGAGGGACCTTAAATGCTGCAATCCGTCTTCTTG AGCGTGTTGGTGCCCATGTGGTTGAGTGTGCTTGTATTATAGAATTGCCAGAATTGAAG GGTCGTGATAAGCTAGGAGACAAATCACTGTTTGTCCTTGTAAGCTAG